The Sporosarcina ureae genome includes a region encoding these proteins:
- the rpsI gene encoding 30S ribosomal protein S9 has protein sequence MAQVQYIGTGRRKSSVARVRLIPGEGKIVVNNRDVEDYVPFETLREIIKQPLVTTETLGSYDIHVNVNGGGYTGQAGAIRHGVARALLTVDPDFRAALKSAGFLTRDPRMKERKKYGLRGARRAPQFSKR, from the coding sequence TTGGCACAAGTACAATATATCGGCACTGGCCGTCGTAAAAGTTCAGTAGCTCGTGTACGTCTAATTCCTGGCGAAGGCAAAATTGTCGTCAATAATCGTGACGTAGAAGACTACGTACCATTCGAAACACTTCGTGAAATCATTAAACAACCACTAGTTACAACGGAAACACTTGGAAGCTACGATATCCACGTTAACGTTAACGGTGGAGGTTACACAGGTCAAGCAGGCGCAATTCGTCACGGCGTTGCTCGTGCATTGCTTACTGTAGATCCTGATTTCCGTGCAGCACTTAAATCAGCAGGATTCCTAACACGTGATCCACGTATGAAGGAACGTAAAAAATATGGTCTTCGCGGCGCTCGTCGTGCACCTCAGTTCTCAAAACGTTAA
- the rplM gene encoding 50S ribosomal protein L13 — MRTTFMAKGHEVERKWLVVDAEGQTLGRLASEVATLLRGKHKPTFTPHVDTGDHVIIINAEKIQLTGNKLKDKMYYRHSGYTGSIKSRTALEMRTNYPVKMLELAIKGMLPNGPLGRQTIKKLHVFAGPEHQHAAQKPEAFELRG, encoded by the coding sequence ATGCGCACAACATTCATGGCTAAAGGTCACGAAGTCGAACGTAAATGGCTAGTTGTCGACGCTGAAGGACAAACGCTTGGTCGTCTTGCTTCAGAAGTTGCAACTCTTTTACGCGGTAAACATAAACCAACGTTTACACCACATGTTGATACAGGCGATCACGTCATCATCATCAACGCTGAAAAAATCCAATTGACTGGTAACAAGTTGAAAGATAAAATGTACTACCGTCACTCTGGTTACACAGGTAGCATCAAGTCACGTACTGCTCTTGAAATGCGTACAAACTACCCTGTAAAAATGCTTGAACTTGCGATTAAAGGAATGCTTCCAAACGGTCCTCTAGGTCGTCAAACAATCAAGAAATTACACGTATTTGCTGGTCCAGAACATCAGCATGCAGCACAAAAACCAGAAGCTTTCGAGCTTCGCGGTTAA
- the truA gene encoding tRNA pseudouridine(38-40) synthase TruA, translated as MKRMKATVSYDGTYFAGYQSQPNMRTVQAEIDKALVKLHKNPTSHAVASGRTDAGVHALGQVIHFDTPLDLGDRWLMALNVLLPKDIRITAIEQVSKDFHARYGAKGKTYRYKWSYGELQSPFERNFAVHLGRWNPDIERMNAGAAYLIGTHDFTSFCSAKTATSNKVRTIRKLTLERHHDELVLEVEGDGFLYNMVRTIAGALLAVGIGWDEPEDIQKILEAKDRQRAGKTAAAHGLYLLEVTY; from the coding sequence TTGAAACGAATGAAAGCAACTGTTTCGTACGACGGGACGTATTTTGCCGGCTATCAATCGCAACCAAACATGCGGACAGTTCAAGCTGAGATTGATAAAGCCCTTGTTAAATTGCATAAAAACCCGACATCACACGCGGTAGCAAGCGGACGAACCGATGCCGGTGTTCATGCGTTAGGCCAGGTCATTCATTTTGACACACCTCTTGATTTAGGTGATCGTTGGCTGATGGCATTGAATGTATTGCTACCTAAGGACATTCGTATAACTGCGATTGAACAGGTGTCTAAAGACTTTCACGCCCGTTACGGTGCAAAAGGCAAAACGTATCGATATAAATGGTCCTATGGAGAATTGCAAAGCCCATTCGAACGTAATTTTGCAGTCCATTTAGGTAGATGGAATCCTGATATAGAACGAATGAATGCAGGTGCTGCCTATTTGATTGGCACACATGACTTCACAAGTTTCTGTTCGGCGAAGACCGCTACTTCGAATAAAGTCCGCACGATCCGAAAACTAACACTTGAACGGCATCACGACGAACTAGTTCTTGAAGTGGAAGGAGATGGATTTCTTTACAATATGGTTCGTACGATTGCTGGTGCTTTGCTAGCAGTCGGCATTGGCTGGGACGAGCCTGAAGATATCCAAAAAATACTCGAGGCGAAAGATCGCCAAAGAGCAGGGAAAACTGCGGCGGCACACGGTTTGTACTTACTAGAAGTCACATATTGA
- a CDS encoding energy-coupling factor transporter transmembrane component T family protein, giving the protein MLEKMIIGRFIPGTSIVHRMDPRSKLLFVFLFVVAVFLANNVVSYAILLGFTAFVIALARIRPYFLINGLKPVIFLIIFTLLLHIFFTREGPIIFEWKFIKIYEEGLRMGIFISIRFLVLVLITTVLTLTTSPISITDGLETLLNPFKKLKLPVHELALMMSISLRFIPTLMDETDKILKAQLARGSDLSTGSIKERVQAVIPLLVPLFVSAFKRAEDLAIAMEVRGYRGGEGRTRFRQLSWHIRDTAVLITFVLLVGVLLWVRK; this is encoded by the coding sequence ATGTTAGAAAAAATGATTATAGGCCGTTTTATTCCAGGTACATCCATTGTGCATCGTATGGATCCTCGTTCCAAATTGCTCTTTGTCTTTCTGTTTGTAGTAGCGGTATTCTTGGCTAATAACGTTGTGTCCTATGCCATTTTGCTTGGCTTCACAGCATTTGTTATTGCACTTGCCCGAATTAGACCGTACTTTTTGATTAATGGATTAAAACCAGTCATTTTTTTGATCATTTTTACTCTTCTATTACATATTTTCTTTACACGCGAAGGACCTATTATATTTGAATGGAAGTTTATCAAAATATATGAAGAGGGATTGCGAATGGGTATATTTATATCCATCCGATTTTTAGTTCTTGTTTTGATTACGACAGTATTGACACTAACCACTTCACCGATCTCGATTACGGATGGATTGGAAACGTTGCTCAATCCTTTTAAAAAGCTGAAATTGCCAGTACATGAGTTGGCATTGATGATGTCCATATCACTACGTTTTATTCCAACCTTGATGGATGAAACGGATAAAATTTTAAAGGCACAATTAGCTAGAGGGTCTGATTTAAGTACCGGTTCCATCAAAGAACGGGTGCAGGCAGTCATTCCGTTGCTTGTACCACTATTTGTTAGTGCGTTTAAGCGTGCGGAAGATTTGGCGATCGCTATGGAAGTGCGTGGCTACCGTGGTGGAGAAGGTCGCACAAGGTTCCGTCAGCTGTCTTGGCACATAAGGGATACTGCTGTTCTGATCACGTTTGTGCTATTAGTAGGTGTATTGTTGTGGGTGAGGAAGTGA
- a CDS encoding energy-coupling factor ABC transporter ATP-binding protein yields the protein MDISLQQVGYLYAKDSPFEKRALHDVTATIPSGSYTSIIGHTGSGKSTLLLHLNGLLKPSEGIVQIGDTMITAQTKGKQMKEVRHQVGIVFQFPEHQLFEETVEKDIMFGPINFGVPKEEARARAHELVKLLGLPDDVLQKSPFELSGGQMRRVAIAGVLAFKPSVLVLDEPTAGLDPKGRKEIMELFHHLHKTESLTTILVTHSMEDAARYSDRILVMHEGTAVMEGTPEEIYSMEDELHSFRLSIPRSVRFQREIEKMSGQRFDRIALTEDILAQELAKAIARKEERPC from the coding sequence GTGGACATTTCACTTCAGCAAGTAGGATACTTATACGCTAAAGATTCACCGTTTGAGAAACGTGCTTTGCACGACGTGACAGCTACGATCCCTTCAGGCTCTTATACATCAATTATTGGTCATACGGGCTCAGGGAAGTCGACTCTATTGCTTCATTTGAATGGGTTGCTAAAGCCGTCTGAAGGTATCGTCCAAATAGGTGACACGATGATTACTGCCCAAACTAAAGGTAAGCAGATGAAGGAAGTACGGCACCAAGTAGGAATTGTGTTTCAGTTCCCTGAACATCAGTTATTTGAAGAAACAGTTGAAAAAGATATCATGTTCGGTCCCATAAATTTTGGTGTGCCGAAAGAAGAAGCAAGAGCTCGCGCACATGAATTAGTGAAACTGTTAGGTCTGCCGGATGATGTGTTGCAGAAGTCTCCTTTCGAACTGTCAGGAGGTCAAATGCGGCGCGTTGCGATTGCAGGTGTCTTGGCGTTCAAGCCATCTGTCTTGGTCCTTGACGAGCCTACAGCGGGGTTGGATCCTAAAGGTCGTAAGGAGATTATGGAGTTATTCCATCATTTGCATAAGACGGAGAGTCTAACGACCATTCTTGTGACCCATAGTATGGAAGATGCGGCACGTTACAGTGATCGAATCCTGGTGATGCATGAGGGGACAGCCGTGATGGAAGGGACGCCTGAAGAAATATATAGTATGGAAGACGAGCTTCATTCATTTCGACTCAGCATCCCGCGTTCCGTGCGTTTTCAGCGTGAGATTGAAAAGATGAGTGGTCAACGTTTCGATCGTATTGCACTTACGGAAGACATATTGGCACAAGAATTAGCAAAAGCTATTGCAAGAAAAGAGGAGCGGCCATGTTAG
- a CDS encoding energy-coupling factor ABC transporter ATP-binding protein — translation MKEIASMHQVEFSYDMEDEDSSPESTKALNNASFTLYEGEWLAVVGHNGSGKSTLAKLLIGLMFPSSGEVHLFSERLSEENLWETRSRMGIVFQNPDNQFVGSTVQDDVAFALENNGVPYDMMVKRVQEALEQVKMTDYINHEPHHLSGGQKQRVAIAGALALHPELLILDEATSMLDPKGREEVIEIVKKLRSEIGLTVLSITHDLEEVLLADRILVMNEGQVLMVGTPQEIFRQGTELEKIGLDLPFALRVSELVRAAGVELQGNHMTEEELVNELWTFHFSK, via the coding sequence ATGAAGGAAATAGCGTCGATGCACCAGGTAGAGTTCTCTTACGATATGGAGGATGAAGACTCTTCACCTGAGTCAACTAAGGCATTGAATAATGCGTCTTTCACTTTGTATGAAGGAGAATGGCTGGCAGTTGTAGGACATAACGGTTCTGGTAAGTCGACGCTAGCAAAGCTGTTGATTGGCTTGATGTTTCCTTCATCAGGTGAAGTACATCTCTTCTCGGAACGATTATCAGAAGAAAATCTTTGGGAAACACGTTCACGTATGGGTATTGTCTTTCAAAACCCCGATAATCAGTTTGTCGGATCTACGGTACAGGATGACGTAGCTTTCGCACTAGAAAATAACGGTGTACCATACGACATGATGGTAAAACGTGTTCAAGAGGCTTTAGAACAAGTGAAGATGACGGATTACATTAATCATGAGCCACATCATCTATCAGGCGGTCAGAAGCAGCGTGTAGCGATTGCAGGCGCATTAGCATTGCATCCCGAGCTACTTATTTTGGATGAAGCCACTTCCATGTTGGATCCGAAAGGACGTGAAGAGGTCATTGAGATCGTCAAGAAGTTGCGATCGGAAATTGGTTTGACTGTGTTATCCATTACACATGATTTAGAAGAAGTATTATTGGCAGATCGTATATTGGTAATGAATGAAGGACAAGTATTGATGGTAGGTACACCACAGGAAATTTTCCGCCAAGGTACTGAGCTCGAAAAGATTGGGCTCGATCTGCCTTTTGCTTTACGCGTTTCTGAGTTAGTAAGAGCAGCTGGCGTAGAGTTGCAAGGCAATCATATGACAGAAGAAGAGTTGGTGAATGAATTGTGGACATTTCACTTCAGCAAGTAG
- the rplQ gene encoding 50S ribosomal protein L17, which yields MGYRKLGRTSSQRKAMLRDLTTDLIIHERIQTTETRAKELRKVVEKMITLGKRGDLHARRQAAEYIRREKVTVENGEGEEATVFALQKLFDTVAPRYADRQGGYTRIMKMGPRRGDGAPVVIIELV from the coding sequence ATGGGATACAGAAAACTTGGACGCACAAGTTCACAACGTAAAGCAATGCTTCGCGACTTAACGACAGATCTTATTATTCATGAGCGCATCCAGACAACTGAAACACGTGCAAAAGAATTACGTAAAGTAGTTGAAAAGATGATCACTCTTGGAAAACGCGGAGATCTTCATGCACGTCGTCAAGCGGCTGAATATATCCGTCGTGAAAAGGTGACTGTTGAAAACGGAGAAGGCGAAGAAGCAACAGTGTTTGCACTTCAAAAGTTGTTTGATACAGTAGCACCACGTTATGCAGATCGCCAAGGCGGTTATACACGTATAATGAAAATGGGACCTCGCCGTGGCGATGGCGCACCAGTAGTTATTATTGAACTGGTGTAA
- a CDS encoding DNA-directed RNA polymerase subunit alpha — MIEIEKPKIETVTIGEDSQFGKFIIEPLERGYGNTLGNSLRRILLSSLPGAAVTSIQIDGVLHEFATIEGVVEDVSTVILNVKKLALKIYSDDEKVIEIDVKGEGVVTAADITHDSDVEVLNPDLPIATLGKNGHLRMRMYAVRGRGYVPSDQNKREDLAIGVIPIDSIYTPVSRVNFQVENTRVGQSTNFDKLTLDVWTDGSIGPKEAVSLGAKILTEHLNIFVGMTDEAQTAEIMVEKEEDQKEKVLEMTIEELDLSVRSYNCLKRAGINTVLELANKSEDEMMKVRNLGRKSLEEVKAKLDELNLELRSEE; from the coding sequence ATGATCGAGATTGAGAAACCAAAGATTGAAACAGTAACGATCGGTGAAGATTCACAGTTCGGTAAGTTTATTATCGAACCTTTAGAGCGTGGATATGGAAACACCTTAGGGAATTCCTTGCGCCGCATTCTCTTGTCTTCATTACCAGGAGCTGCTGTGACATCTATTCAAATCGATGGTGTACTTCATGAATTCGCTACAATTGAAGGTGTCGTCGAAGACGTATCTACAGTTATTTTGAATGTGAAGAAACTAGCTCTCAAAATTTACTCAGACGATGAGAAAGTTATTGAGATCGATGTGAAAGGTGAAGGCGTCGTGACGGCTGCAGACATCACACATGATAGTGATGTTGAAGTATTAAATCCAGATCTCCCGATTGCTACTCTCGGTAAAAATGGACATTTACGTATGCGTATGTATGCTGTACGTGGACGCGGATATGTTCCTTCCGATCAAAACAAACGTGAGGATCTAGCGATTGGTGTAATTCCAATCGACTCGATTTACACTCCTGTATCACGCGTTAACTTCCAAGTTGAAAACACTCGCGTCGGACAAAGTACCAACTTTGATAAGTTGACACTCGATGTATGGACAGATGGAAGCATTGGTCCTAAAGAGGCAGTATCACTTGGAGCTAAAATTCTTACAGAGCATTTGAATATATTCGTTGGTATGACTGACGAAGCACAAACTGCAGAAATCATGGTAGAAAAAGAAGAAGACCAAAAAGAAAAAGTTTTGGAAATGACAATTGAAGAACTTGATCTTTCTGTCCGATCTTATAACTGCTTGAAGCGTGCAGGCATCAATACAGTTTTAGAACTTGCTAACAAGTCTGAAGACGAAATGATGAAAGTGCGAAACTTAGGCCGTAAATCACTTGAAGAAGTGAAAGCTAAATTGGATGAGCTAAACCTTGAGTTACGCTCTGAAGAATAA
- the rpsK gene encoding 30S ribosomal protein S11: protein MARKQQTRKRRVKKNIETGIAHIRSTFNNTIVTITDSHGNALSWSSAGALGFRGSRKSTPFAAQMAAETAAKTAMEHGLKSLEVTVKGPGAGREAAIRSLQAAGLEVTAIRDVTPVPHNGCRPPKRRRV, encoded by the coding sequence ATGGCACGTAAACAACAAACTCGTAAACGTCGTGTAAAAAAGAATATTGAGACTGGTATCGCACATATCCGTTCAACGTTCAATAACACTATCGTAACTATCACGGATAGCCACGGTAATGCACTTTCATGGTCTAGCGCTGGTGCACTTGGCTTTAGAGGTTCCCGTAAATCCACTCCATTTGCTGCACAAATGGCTGCTGAAACTGCAGCGAAAACAGCAATGGAACACGGTTTAAAATCATTGGAAGTAACAGTTAAAGGCCCAGGTGCTGGTCGTGAAGCGGCTATTCGTTCACTACAAGCTGCTGGTCTTGAAGTTACTGCAATCAGAGACGTAACTCCGGTTCCGCACAATGGTTGTCGCCCGCCAAAACGTCGTCGCGTATAA
- the rpsM gene encoding 30S ribosomal protein S13, with protein MARIAGVDVPRDKRVVISLTYIFGIGKTTAQSILTAADVSTETRVRDLTDAELDKIREQIDGLKVEGDLRRETSLNIKRLMEIGSNRGIRHRRGLPVRGQNTKNNARTRKGPKRTMANKKK; from the coding sequence ATGGCACGTATTGCTGGTGTAGACGTTCCGCGCGATAAGCGCGTTGTCATTTCATTGACATATATATTCGGTATTGGTAAAACAACTGCACAATCAATTTTAACTGCAGCTGATGTTTCAACAGAGACTCGCGTTCGTGATTTAACTGACGCTGAGCTTGATAAGATTCGTGAACAAATTGACGGCTTGAAAGTAGAAGGAGATCTTCGTCGTGAAACTTCTCTAAATATCAAGCGTTTGATGGAAATCGGTAGTAACCGTGGTATCCGTCACCGTCGTGGATTGCCTGTTCGTGGACAAAACACGAAAAACAATGCACGTACGCGTAAGGGTCCTAAACGTACAATGGCTAACAAGAAAAAATAA
- the rpmJ gene encoding 50S ribosomal protein L36, whose translation MKVRPSVKPICEKCKVIRRRGRVMVICENPKHKQRQG comes from the coding sequence ATGAAAGTAAGACCATCTGTAAAACCGATCTGCGAAAAATGTAAAGTTATTCGTAGACGCGGCCGAGTAATGGTAATCTGTGAAAATCCAAAGCATAAACAAAGACAAGGCTAA
- the infA gene encoding translation initiation factor IF-1, with product MAKDDVIEVEGTVLETLPNAMFKVELENGHTVLAHVSGKIRMHFIRILPGDKVTLELSPYDLTRGRITYRFK from the coding sequence ATGGCGAAGGACGACGTAATTGAGGTAGAAGGAACTGTTCTTGAAACGTTGCCGAATGCGATGTTTAAAGTGGAGTTAGAGAACGGACATACTGTGCTTGCACACGTGTCAGGTAAAATTCGTATGCACTTTATTCGTATTCTGCCAGGCGACAAGGTGACATTGGAACTTTCACCTTACGATTTAACACGTGGTCGTATCACATACCGTTTCAAATAA
- a CDS encoding adenylate kinase, translating into MNIVLMGLPGAGKGTQADKIVEKYGIPHISTGDMFRAAIKDGTELGVKAKSFMDQGALVPDEVTIGIVRERLSKPDCDKGFLLDGFPRTVPQAKALDALLKDLGKSIEYVLDIEVDTEELVARLSGRRICKVCGTSYHLIFNPPKVEDVCDKDGGELYQRADDNPDTVMNRLEVNMNQTAPLLDFYGEKGVLTKINGQQDINLVFKDLDAVLQQGKK; encoded by the coding sequence ATGAATATCGTATTAATGGGTCTGCCTGGTGCTGGTAAAGGCACACAAGCAGACAAAATTGTCGAGAAATACGGAATCCCCCATATTTCTACAGGCGATATGTTCCGTGCTGCCATCAAAGATGGCACGGAACTTGGAGTTAAGGCAAAATCGTTCATGGATCAAGGAGCATTAGTTCCTGATGAAGTTACCATTGGTATCGTGCGTGAACGTTTAAGCAAACCGGATTGTGACAAAGGATTCTTGCTTGATGGCTTCCCTAGAACAGTTCCACAAGCTAAAGCACTAGATGCTTTACTTAAGGATTTGGGAAAAAGCATTGAGTATGTATTGGACATAGAAGTCGATACAGAGGAATTAGTTGCAAGGTTATCTGGCCGTCGAATTTGTAAAGTATGTGGCACATCGTATCACTTGATCTTCAACCCACCAAAGGTAGAAGATGTGTGTGATAAGGATGGTGGCGAACTTTACCAACGTGCAGATGATAATCCGGATACTGTCATGAATCGTCTGGAAGTAAATATGAATCAGACAGCTCCTTTACTCGACTTTTATGGCGAAAAAGGTGTACTGACTAAAATTAATGGCCAACAGGATATTAATCTTGTATTCAAGGACTTAGATGCTGTTTTGCAACAAGGTAAAAAGTAA
- the secY gene encoding preprotein translocase subunit SecY, with protein MFQTISNFMRVKEIRSKIIFTLLVLIVFRLGTFVPVPNVDATALQQSDNQFIGFLNTFGGGALSNFSIFAMGIMPYITASIIVQLLQMDVVPKFTEWSKQGDVGRRKLAQFTRYFTIALAFIQALAMSFGFNQTFGGTLIQDNSVSTYITIAIVLTAGTAFLLWLGEQITAKGVGNGISIIIFAGIVAGIPNAVNQLYVTQIQDAGDALFIRIATMVLLLIVIVAIVVGVIYFQEALRKIPIQYAKRVSGRNQSVASQQTHLPLKLNAAGVIPVIFAVAFFITPQQIAPFFGENSVTKTIIRIFDYTNPIGMILYVALIIAFTYFYAFIQVNPENMAENLKKQGAYIPGIRPGANTQKYLTSTLYRLTFVGSIFLAVVAVMPIFFINLANLPQSAQIGGTSLLIVVGVALESMKQLESQLVKRHYRGFMK; from the coding sequence ATGTTTCAGACAATCTCTAATTTCATGCGTGTGAAGGAGATCCGGTCTAAAATAATTTTCACCCTCCTAGTGCTCATCGTTTTTAGACTAGGGACATTTGTTCCGGTTCCAAACGTTGATGCAACTGCTTTACAACAATCGGATAACCAGTTTATCGGATTCTTGAACACATTCGGTGGAGGAGCATTATCCAACTTCTCGATCTTTGCAATGGGGATTATGCCGTATATCACGGCATCCATCATTGTACAACTCTTGCAGATGGATGTTGTTCCAAAGTTTACTGAGTGGTCAAAACAAGGTGATGTCGGAAGACGTAAACTTGCACAATTCACAAGATATTTCACGATCGCTCTAGCCTTTATTCAAGCACTGGCCATGTCGTTTGGTTTCAACCAAACATTTGGTGGTACACTGATTCAAGACAATAGCGTATCTACGTATATTACAATTGCGATTGTGTTGACTGCTGGTACAGCTTTCCTTTTATGGCTTGGCGAACAAATTACTGCAAAAGGCGTGGGGAATGGTATTTCCATCATTATCTTTGCAGGGATTGTTGCCGGCATTCCAAATGCTGTTAATCAGTTGTATGTAACGCAAATTCAAGACGCTGGAGATGCACTATTTATTAGAATTGCAACAATGGTCTTACTGCTAATCGTGATCGTAGCCATTGTGGTCGGAGTTATTTACTTCCAAGAAGCATTGCGGAAAATTCCGATTCAATATGCGAAACGTGTCTCGGGACGCAATCAGTCTGTTGCAAGTCAACAAACACATTTACCTTTGAAATTGAATGCTGCAGGAGTTATCCCGGTAATCTTTGCGGTGGCATTCTTCATTACGCCACAACAAATCGCTCCATTTTTCGGTGAGAACAGTGTAACTAAAACGATTATTCGGATCTTCGATTATACGAATCCAATCGGAATGATTTTATATGTAGCACTTATTATCGCATTTACGTATTTCTATGCATTCATTCAAGTGAATCCAGAAAATATGGCAGAAAATCTGAAAAAACAAGGTGCATATATTCCAGGAATTCGTCCAGGAGCAAACACTCAAAAGTACTTAACAAGTACTCTGTATAGACTAACGTTCGTCGGCTCGATTTTCCTAGCCGTCGTAGCGGTTATGCCAATCTTCTTCATCAACTTGGCGAATCTGCCTCAATCCGCTCAAATCGGCGGAACGAGCTTGCTCATTGTAGTAGGGGTTGCCCTTGAATCAATGAAGCAATTAGAATCACAATTAGTGAAGAGACATTACAGAGGCTTTATGAAATAA
- the rplO gene encoding 50S ribosomal protein L15, translated as MKLHELKPAEGSRRNRKRVGRGIGSGTGKTSGRGHDGQNARSGGGVRLGFEGGQIPLFQRLPKRGFTNINRKDYAIVNLDTLNRFEEGTEVTPELLIETGVVSNAKSGIKILGNGTLDKKITVRANKFSASAKEAIEKAGGQTEVV; from the coding sequence ATGAAATTACATGAGCTAAAACCAGCTGAGGGATCTCGCAGAAACCGCAAACGCGTTGGTCGTGGTATTGGATCTGGAACAGGTAAGACTTCTGGTAGAGGTCATGACGGTCAAAACGCTCGTTCAGGCGGCGGTGTACGTCTTGGTTTCGAAGGTGGACAAATTCCTCTTTTCCAACGACTTCCTAAGCGTGGGTTCACGAACATCAATCGTAAAGATTATGCCATCGTTAACCTTGATACATTAAATCGTTTCGAAGAAGGCACGGAAGTAACACCGGAATTGCTAATTGAAACTGGTGTTGTAAGCAATGCTAAGTCTGGTATCAAGATTCTGGGTAACGGAACACTTGATAAGAAGATCACAGTACGTGCTAACAAATTCTCCGCTTCTGCAAAAGAAGCAATTGAAAAAGCAGGCGGGCAAACAGAGGTGGTATAA
- the rpmD gene encoding 50S ribosomal protein L30, producing the protein MTNKLEVTLTKSVIGSKPTQRKTIEALGLRKLNQTVEHQSNDAIRGMLTKVSHLVTVKEI; encoded by the coding sequence ATGACGAACAAACTTGAAGTCACCCTTACGAAAAGTGTTATTGGTTCAAAGCCAACACAGCGTAAAACAATTGAAGCACTAGGCCTTCGAAAGTTAAATCAAACAGTTGAGCATCAAAGCAATGATGCCATCCGTGGTATGCTCACAAAAGTTAGCCACTTGGTAACCGTTAAAGAAATTTAA